The genome window ATATCAAAATTAGTTAAATCTACATAACCGTTAATAAGTAAACGTGTAATAGTAGGTTTATGGCTTGCTGAAACGTTAGTACCGGTAAAAGGTGCATTAGTTGCAGTTCCGGATTTCTTTAACTTTCCACCTATTATAGTACCTAAAGTTAAATCGGCTCTAAAATTTTCGGAAATATAGTAACCGATACCTAAATCAACCGGAACAGTCGTATTAGATTTTAATTTAACACCGGTTGCCTTATCTTTTTCTTTATTAAACATTGCTGCACCGGCATCTATTCTTAAATACCAATCATTACCCATGTCATCGGCAAATGATATACTAGAAGATAAAATTGTTGCACTTGTAGCAGCTATTAAAAGTAACTTTTTCATGGTTAGCACCTCAAATTAAATAATTAAACATTATCTTTAATGGCATATATAACATATTATATTTTTTAGTTCTATATTTAATCGGTATTTAGATTCATATAATAAAGCTTTTATAAAGTTTTGTGACAAAATAAACACATATATTTAATTCATATTATTTATATATTTATTAAACTTATTTTTCTCATCTTTAAATTTATCGGCATCAGGCAAAGCAGGTTTTTTTTGGGTAATATTTTTCCATCCTTTATTTTCTATAAAATCTTTTGCACGTTCTACCCATTCTATTAACTCCGGTGATTCGGGTTTGATAGCATCTATAGGACAATCAGGAACACATACGCCGCAATCTATACATTCATCAGGATTGATAACTAGCATAAATTCACCCTCGTAGAAACAATCTACAGGGCATACGTCAACGCAATCGGTATATTTACATTTTACGCATTCATCAGTTATAACATAGGTCATTTTGTTATCTGTTTTTGATTTTGTCGATTAATATAGAAGTTCTTAAAAGTAATACTAATAGAAAATATAATATAAAACTGACAAACATGATAATTAAAGGCTTTAGCATTGAAGAGTGAATAGTTGGGCTCCCTAGCCTTAAAACACTAGCAGGCTGATGCAGACTATACCAAATATTTACCGAGAATTTTACTATCGGTATGTTAATCAGTCCGATAAGAGCAATAATGGAAGCAGGATTTTGTGCCTTTCTTATATTATCCGCACTATTCACTATGATAATATAGCTTAGATATAATAAAAATAATATGAGCATAGAGGTAAGCCTTGCATCCCAAACCCACCATGTTCCCCATATAGGCTTTCCCCATAAAGAGCCTGTTATTAAGCTAATCAAAGTAAAAGTAGCTCCAATGTAACTAGAAGCTACGGCTAGCAAATAGCTAATAGTAGTTTTCCATACTAAATAGCTAAAGCTGCATGCTGCCATAAAAACGTAAATACCAAGGGCCATCCAAGAAGCAGGAACATGAACATACATAATGCGTACAAACTCACCTTGTTGATAATCTACCGGCGAAGCTATGAGGGCTAAATAAAGACCTATAATCATCATTACAAAAGTAGATATCGCTAATATAGGCAATATAACCTTTAATAATTTATTAAAATAATAGGGGGTTAATAGTTTTAACATATTTTCTTACTTCTTTATATCATTCTTGCTAGAGGCTTGCGTGCGTGGATACCTAAATCGTCATTGCGAGAAGAATTACATAGTAATTCGACGAAGCAATCTCAGGAGTTTGTTATTATTTCATGAGATTGCCACGCAGCCTACGACTGCTCGCAATGACGACTCCGGTATCAACAGTTCTAACATGATTGTCGTATCCTCTTAAAAAACTCTTTCATTAATAGTCCCGAATCTTCGGCAAGAATTCCGCTATATATTTCCGGTCTATGAAAACAAGCACTATTGTTAAAATATCGTAAATTACTTTCGACTGCTCCGTGCTTGGAATCAGATGCTCCGTAAAATAAACGTTTTAACCTGCTGTGAGCTATAGCTGCCGCACACATAGCACAAGGTTCTAAAGTAACGTAAATATCATAATCATTTAAATTTTTAGAAGATATAAGATTACATGCTTCATTAATAGCAATAATTTCAGCATGATAAAGAGCGTTATTTTTTTCTTCGGTATTATTATGACTACTAGCAATGATTTTTTGATTTAACCTATCTACAATGACCGCTCCGACCGGAACTTCATTTTTATCAAAAGCAATCCGTGCTTGTTTTAAAGCTTGTTCCATGAAAAAATTATTAAAACTAGGCTCTGTGAACCTAACTTCTTTATCTAACAATATATTCACGGTAATTTACGTGTTCTTCGATTCCAAAAGGATCTTGGTGGATAATTATTTCAGCCTCCGGAAATTCCTGCAATATTTCAAAAGCAATCTCATCGCTAATTTTATGAGCATTATAAAGCGACATATTGCCGTCCATTTCCAAATGACACTGAATAAAAGCTTTTTGAGCGGCATATCTAGTTTTCATTTCGTGCATACCTTTTACGCCTAAATGGTTATTAACTATCGAGATAATTTTTTGTCTATCTTGTTCAGGTAATTCATGATCAACTAAATTTTTAAATGCCTTTTTAAATAAAGAATAAGAAGAGTGAAATATATATAACGAAATAACTACACCAAATAATGGGTCAACAAACCAAAAATAATCACTTAAATTTATAGAAATAATTACTATAACATTAGTTAGTAAGTCTGTGAAATAATGAAGCTTATCAGCTTTTACTATTTCCGATCCTGTTTTTTTAATTACATAAGTTTGATAAAGTACTAAAATAATTGTTAAGAATATACATACATACATTACCGTAGTACCGTCGCTAATATTCTCCGGTTTTGTTTTTTCAAATAAAGATTTAACTGAAGAAAAGCCTACAAAAAAAGCTGAAGCAAAGAAAAATATCGATTGAGAAAAAATTGTTAAATCCTGCATTTTTTCATGCCCGAATCGATGATGATGATCCGGCGGTTGCAGGGCAAATCTTAAAGCTATTAAATTAATAAAGGAAGAAGTTATATCAAGCATTGAATCAATTAAAGAAGCAAGAATTGATTGCGAATCGGTAACAACCCAAGCGTATAATTTTATACTTAAAATAATTAATGCTGTAGTAACCGATAAATAAGATGCCGATTTTATTAACCGGTTACGGCTATTAGTATCCATAACAAATCTTTCCAATTTATTTTTTGTAGTTTAACAAAGAAAATATAAAATTCAATTATAATTAGGTTCCGTGAACAAAATTAAAAATAATATTTTAAAATACAAATAATTTAAATTTTGTTTACAGAATCTAGTTTTAACTTTACAAAATTCTAAAAACCATATACTTATTAAATTATATATTTAATAAGAGAGAATTTATATGAAACTATTATCTAAAATTATGATTATAGCTCTTGCAGCTTCTATGTTACAAGCCTGTAACGGTCCAGGCGGTATGAATAAACAAGGCACAGGAACACTTCTTGGCGGTGCCGGCGGTGCATTACTTGGCTCTCAATTCGGTAAAGGTAAAGGACAGCTTGTCGGAGTAGGTGTAGGTGCATTACTTGGAGCAGTTCTTGGTGGACAAATCGGTGCAGGTATGGATGAGCAGGATAGAAGACTTGCAGAACTCACCTCACAAAGAGCTTTAGAAGCAGCTCCTAGCGGTAGTAGTATAGAATGGCGTAATCCTGATAACGGCAATTACGGTTATGTAACACCTAATAAAACTTATAGAAATAGCACTGGTCAATATTGCCGTGAGTATACTCAAACAGTTGTAATAGGCGGAAAACAACAAAAAGCATACGGTAATGCATGCCGCCAACCTGACGGACAATGGCAAGTTGTGAATTAACTGTCATACCGTGGCTTGTCCACGGTATCCAGAAAAACAACAACTTATAGTGTACATTTTTTACTGGATCCCGTGAATAAATCACGGGATGACGATTCCTAAGGAGCAACCTATGACTTTCATAATAACAAGTACGGCGTTTAAGCATAATGAGCGTATTCCTGATAAATTTACTTGTAAAGGACAGAATGTTTCTCCGCATTTAGAGTGGAGTGATGCTCCTATAGATACTAAATCTTTTGTGCTTATCATGGATGACCCTGATGCACCAATAGAAATAGCACCACCGCATGGTATATGGGATCATTGGATAATATATAATATTCCTGCTTCTATTACTGAGCTTTCAGAAGGACAAATAGATAGCAATATTAAAATTTTAGATAATAGCTGGAAAGAAAAGAAATACGGAGGTCCT of Rickettsia tillamookensis contains these proteins:
- a CDS encoding outer membrane beta-barrel protein: MKKLLLIAATSATILSSSISFADDMGNDWYLRIDAGAAMFNKEKDKATGVKLKSNTTVPVDLGIGYYISENFRADLTLGTIIGGKLKKSGTATNAPFTGTNVSASHKPTITRLLINGYVDLTNFDMFDVFAGAGVGPALVKEKITYNGITGLSSNTKNRTNISYKLTLGTSAQIADGVKAELAYSWIDDGRTKSKNVIYQGTSVPTGGMRYQSHNLTAGIRFDI
- the fdxA gene encoding ferredoxin FdxA, giving the protein MTYVITDECVKCKYTDCVDVCPVDCFYEGEFMLVINPDECIDCGVCVPDCPIDAIKPESPELIEWVERAKDFIENKGWKNITQKKPALPDADKFKDEKNKFNKYINNMN
- the ccmC gene encoding heme ABC transporter permease, producing the protein MLKLLTPYYFNKLLKVILPILAISTFVMMIIGLYLALIASPVDYQQGEFVRIMYVHVPASWMALGIYVFMAACSFSYLVWKTTISYLLAVASSYIGATFTLISLITGSLWGKPIWGTWWVWDARLTSMLILFLLYLSYIIIVNSADNIRKAQNPASIIALIGLINIPIVKFSVNIWYSLHQPASVLRLGSPTIHSSMLKPLIIMFVSFILYFLLVLLLRTSILIDKIKNR
- a CDS encoding nucleoside deaminase, yielding MNILLDKEVRFTEPSFNNFFMEQALKQARIAFDKNEVPVGAVIVDRLNQKIIASSHNNTEEKNNALYHAEIIAINEACNLISSKNLNDYDIYVTLEPCAMCAAAIAHSRLKRLFYGASDSKHGAVESNLRYFNNSACFHRPEIYSGILAEDSGLLMKEFFKRIRQSC
- a CDS encoding cation diffusion facilitator family transporter; translation: MDTNSRNRLIKSASYLSVTTALIILSIKLYAWVVTDSQSILASLIDSMLDITSSFINLIALRFALQPPDHHHRFGHEKMQDLTIFSQSIFFFASAFFVGFSSVKSLFEKTKPENISDGTTVMYVCIFLTIILVLYQTYVIKKTGSEIVKADKLHYFTDLLTNVIVIISINLSDYFWFVDPLFGVVISLYIFHSSYSLFKKAFKNLVDHELPEQDRQKIISIVNNHLGVKGMHEMKTRYAAQKAFIQCHLEMDGNMSLYNAHKISDEIAFEILQEFPEAEIIIHQDPFGIEEHVNYREYIVR
- a CDS encoding RT0821/Lpp0805 family surface protein — encoded protein: MKLLSKIMIIALAASMLQACNGPGGMNKQGTGTLLGGAGGALLGSQFGKGKGQLVGVGVGALLGAVLGGQIGAGMDEQDRRLAELTSQRALEAAPSGSSIEWRNPDNGNYGYVTPNKTYRNSTGQYCREYTQTVVIGGKQQKAYGNACRQPDGQWQVVN
- a CDS encoding YbhB/YbcL family Raf kinase inhibitor-like protein, with translation MTFIITSTAFKHNERIPDKFTCKGQNVSPHLEWSDAPIDTKSFVLIMDDPDAPIEIAPPHGIWDHWIIYNIPASITELSEGQIDSNIKILDNSWKEKKYGGPCPPAGKPHRYFFKLYALNDYLELDENASKQDLVLALQKHLLAEAELIGIYSIDK